A genomic region of Lasioglossum baleicum chromosome 16, iyLasBale1, whole genome shotgun sequence contains the following coding sequences:
- the LOC143216938 gene encoding facilitated trehalose transporter Tret1-like, which yields MVAVGTVYGWTTTSLSRLTSGDSDVPVKLTDDECSWLVSLTVIGSMIGPFLGACLADRFGRKRCLMLSSVFYIIGWIIVLFATTVEALYISRIILGIGVGISYTANPMYISEVSDINIRGALGTLTAVNVFTGSLLTCSIGPWVPYRDLAAILLTIPILFILCFVWFPETPHFLAAKGCKTEAAKSLAFFRGIRDINEATRELHSVVRLSSDPSKSRLSVNSSQSTKTMRHTWLTRLKIMRLPNNLKALYIVLGLVAAQQLSGNFSTMQYLQVLFEKASVGIDSNVATILVLAVGLVSGGLATATVEGAGRRPLLMISSLGSFVTLAILAIYLMLEARDVDVSAVSFLTVIDVIAFQIAYQIGLGTLTNALIGELFASEVKGVAGAIITVFDGLLGFTVSKLYQVIGDSLGSHTVYFFFSISCFLAFLMVTFFVPETRGKTYNEIQAHLSKRNTTKRKVQQAENTST from the coding sequence ATGGTGGCTGTCGGCACGGTATACGGATGGACAACCACTTCTCTGTCTCGACTAACTTCTGGCGACAGCGACGTGCCCGTGAAATTAACAGACGACGAATGTTCATGGCTTGTCTCTCTAACTGTGATTGGTTCTATGATCGGCCCGTTTCTGGGAGCCTGTTTAGCTGACAGATTCGGTCGCAAACGTTGTCTTATGTTATCGAGCGTCTTCTACATCATTGGCTGGATCATCGTGCTGTTCGCAACAACTGTAGAGGCCCTGTACATATCGCGAATAATACTCGGTATAGGCGTTGGTATTTCCTACACTGCAAACCCCATGTACATCTCCGAAGTGTCCGATATTAATATCAGAGGCGCATTGGGTACCTTGACCGCGGTGAATGTCTTTACTGGATCTTTATTAACCTGTAGCATAGGACCTTGGGTGCCTTATCGAGATCTGGCAGCGATCCTCTTAACTATTCCAATTCTGTTTATACTGTGTTTTGTATGGTTCCCCGAAACTCCTCATTTTTTGGCTGCGAAAGGTTGTAAAACGGAAGCTGCTAAGTCGTTGGCATTTTTTAGAGGTATCCGTGATATCAACGAAGCAACCAGAGAGTTGCACTCAGTTGTGCGACTGTCTTCTGACCCGAGCAAGTCCCGTTTATCGGTGAATTCGAGTCAGAGTACAAAAACAATGAGACATACTTGGTTAACTAGATTAAAGATAATGCGGCTACCGAATAACTTAAAAGCTCTATACATAGTTCTTGGTCTGGTGGCAGCTCAGCAACTTAGTGGAAATTTTAGTAcaatgcagtatttgcaagttCTGTTTGAGAAAGCATCGGTTGGCATTGACTCAAATGTGGCTACTATTCTAGTTTTGGCTGTTGGCCTTGTTTCCGGCGGTTTAGCCACCGCAACGGTAGAAGGAGCTGGAAGACGACCGCTTCTAATGATTTCTAGCCTCGGATCGTTCGTTACTTTAGCTATTCTTGCGATTTATCTTATGCTTGAAGCAAGGGACGTCGACGTTTCGGCAGTCAGTTTTCTTACAGTGATCGACGTGATTGCCTTCCAAATAGCTTACCAAATTGGCCTAGGTACTTTAACTAACGCTCTTATCGGAGAACTATTCGCCTCGGAGGTGAAAGGCGTCGCCGGTGCCATTATTACCGTTTTCGATGGACTACTCGGTTTCACCGTTTCGAAACTGTATCAAGTAATCGGCGATAGTCTTGGTTCCCATACGGTTTACTTCTTCTTCTCGATATCCTGTTTCTTGGCGTTTTTAATGGTGACGTTCTTTGTGCCGGAAACCAGAGGTAAGACTTACAACGAAATTCAAGCGCATCTTAGTAAACGAAATACTACGAAGAGAAAAGTTCAGCAAGCTGAGAACACTTCgacataa